Proteins from a single region of Apostichopus japonicus isolate 1M-3 chromosome 21, ASM3797524v1, whole genome shotgun sequence:
- the LOC139962612 gene encoding uncharacterized protein, protein MAAPLRNDCDDDVPPLEDMSDLLEQVKEIQKTKSPSLKKPLTSAEDIKTLNTETRSHGIKLPEVQQRKEKKAQPKGKDDSFMGLKKGFLLGGFGDDKPKAKRKENNIPTIKPKLDKKEDSFKIKEVQDALQRASPLLQNKDWLSSDLLDKVEKHPYLAEVMANPDFTSVLSKFEKDPKGAAEQLHNNPQLQHIFRDFCAILGDHFTSLPGTPDAPQSTDHLGTSSQTPSPGIKTMDETGLDMKVRSSTDPKQPTADDEARMKQILSDPEVCNVLADEKIKQLMEALRCNPNEAQEIIRSATPDLKKKVKKLVEVGLLSFSS, encoded by the exons ATGGCAGCCCCCTTGAGAAATGACTGCGACGACG ATGTTCCTCCTTTGGAGGACATGAGTGACTTACTTGAACAAGTCAAGGAAATCCAGAAAACTAAGTCCCCCAGCTTGAAGAAACCGCTCACTTCTGCTGAGGATATAAAAACTTTGAACACGGAGACTCGCTCACATGGAATAAAGCTG CCTGAAGTtcagcaaagaaaagaaaagaaggctCAACCGAAAGGTAAAGATGATAGCTTTATGGGTTTAAAGAAAGGATTTCTCTTGGGTGGTTTTGGTGATGACAAACCAAAAGCAAAGAGGAAAGAGAATAACATCCCTACCATCAAGCCTAAGTTGGATAAGAAAGAGGACAGTTTCAAGATTAAGGAGGTACAGGATGCCTTGCAAAGGGCATCCCCATTGTTGCAGAACAAAG ATTGGCTTTCAAGTGACCTTCTGGACAAAGTGGAGAAGCATCCATACCTCGCCGAAGTCATGGCTAATCCAGACTTCACAAGTGTCCTttccaaatttgaaaaggaCCCCAAGGGGGCAGCAGAACAGTTGCATAATAACCCTCAGCTTCAGCATATCTTCAGGGACTTCTGTGCCATACTTG GAGATCACTTCACATCATTACCTGGTACTCCAGATGCACCCCAGTCTACCGATCATCTAGGCACCTCCTCCCAGACTCCGAGTCCTGGGATCAAAACAATGGATGAAACGGGGCTTGACATGAAAGTCAGAAGTAGCACAGATCCTAAACAGCCAACAGCTGATGACGAGGCCAGGATGAAGCAGATCTTGTCCGATCCAGAAGTCTGCAATGTCCTTGCAGATGAGAAAATCAAACAGCTGATGGAAGCCTTGAGATGTAACCCTAATGAGGCTCAAGA AATTATTAGGTCAGCAACACCGGATTTAAAGAAGAAAGTGAAGAAACTAGTGGAAGTGGGCCTTCTCAGTTTTTCGTCCTGA